From a region of the Streptomyces sp. NBC_00102 genome:
- a CDS encoding NAD(P)-binding domain-containing protein — protein MTNDVLVLDAAGTRAGLDPDRLAEALAHALVAVARGEVSAPPRIAAEAPAGLLGVMPAHVPGLGLAAKLVSVFADPAAPGRSSHRGVVALFDEKDGRPLAVMDAESITAVRTAATATLALRTLAGPGVNRIAVLGTGVQAAAQLDLLARQDPDTPVVVGGRNPERARALAARHPRATADTVEGAVRGSGAVLCCTGAREPVIRRSWLAEGAHVGSVGGSHGPELDAPTVDEGALFVEWAGAATAPLPAGAHELQGLAPGRATLLGEVLAGGHPGRRDAAELTVFKSTGHAALDVAAAAVAYAGAREAGRGMSLAF, from the coding sequence ATGACGAACGACGTGCTCGTACTGGACGCGGCCGGGACCCGCGCCGGGCTCGACCCGGACCGGCTGGCCGAGGCGCTCGCCCACGCCCTCGTCGCGGTGGCCCGGGGAGAGGTGTCCGCGCCGCCGAGGATCGCCGCCGAGGCACCGGCAGGCCTGCTCGGCGTGATGCCCGCGCACGTCCCCGGCCTCGGCCTCGCCGCCAAACTGGTCTCCGTCTTCGCCGATCCCGCCGCCCCCGGGCGCAGCTCCCACCGGGGCGTGGTGGCCCTCTTCGACGAGAAGGACGGCCGGCCGCTGGCGGTCATGGACGCCGAGAGCATCACCGCCGTACGCACCGCCGCCACCGCGACCCTCGCCCTGCGCACGCTGGCCGGCCCGGGAGTGAACCGGATCGCCGTGCTGGGCACCGGCGTGCAGGCGGCGGCCCAGCTCGACCTGCTCGCCCGCCAGGACCCGGACACCCCTGTCGTGGTCGGCGGCCGGAACCCGGAGCGCGCCCGGGCCCTCGCGGCCCGGCACCCGCGCGCCACGGCCGACACCGTCGAGGGCGCCGTACGGGGCTCCGGAGCCGTGCTCTGCTGCACCGGTGCGCGTGAGCCGGTGATCCGCCGTTCCTGGCTGGCCGAAGGGGCCCACGTCGGCTCGGTCGGCGGCTCCCACGGACCGGAGCTGGACGCGCCCACCGTGGACGAGGGCGCGCTCTTCGTCGAGTGGGCCGGAGCGGCCACCGCCCCGCTGCCCGCCGGCGCCCACGAACTCCAGGGCCTGGCTCCCGGCCGGGCCACCCTCCTCGGCGAGGTCCTGGCCGGCGGCCACCCGGGCCGCCGCGACGCCGCCGAGCTGACCGTCTTCAAGTCCACCGGTCACGCCGCGCTCGACGTGGCCGCGGCAGCCGTCGCGTACGCCGGGGCCCGGGAGGCGGGGCGGGGCATGAGCCTCGCGTTCTGA
- a CDS encoding amidohydrolase family protein, producing MAHEDVGAPAPFAAPAKGTVVLYRGATLIDGTGGAARPSTSIVVDGDRIRTVAPDGDISVALLAEAEVVDLQGAFVVPGLIDSHQHIATPPNRPVAEAALRRQVYGGVTAIRDMADDLRHIADLARGTLVGEIPGPDIHYAALTAGPGFFDDPRTWQVSQGAVPGQVPWMQAITEETDLPLAVARSAGTYATAVKIYADLPGHLVSAITAEAHRQGLGVWAHAAVFPASPAEVVEAGVDSVSHVHLLVHEFAGRALTTYKDKPPVDRDRFLAGDDPEMAALFARMRERGTVLDATNTLWDWLADDADTPEEKARARDNAELSAALTAQAFRAGVEISTGTDWETAPGQPFPSVHDELVFLVERCGIPAAQAIRSATLVGARSMGAEDSMGTVAEGKLANFVVLEADPLADIRNLRTVTTVVKRGLRLERQEFIPQGTTAEKPADATEATAPTGTTGTTPNPEGTNGR from the coding sequence ATGGCTCACGAGGATGTCGGCGCTCCCGCCCCCTTCGCCGCCCCGGCGAAGGGGACCGTGGTGCTGTACCGGGGGGCCACGCTGATCGACGGCACGGGCGGCGCCGCGCGTCCGTCCACCTCGATCGTGGTGGACGGTGACCGCATCCGGACGGTCGCGCCGGACGGCGACATCTCCGTCGCCCTCCTCGCGGAGGCCGAAGTCGTCGACCTGCAGGGCGCGTTCGTGGTGCCCGGGCTGATCGACTCCCACCAGCACATCGCCACCCCGCCCAACCGCCCGGTGGCCGAGGCCGCGTTGCGCCGGCAGGTCTACGGTGGCGTGACGGCGATCCGCGACATGGCCGACGACCTGCGGCACATCGCCGATCTGGCGCGCGGGACGCTCGTCGGGGAGATCCCCGGACCCGACATCCACTACGCGGCGCTGACCGCCGGGCCCGGGTTCTTCGACGACCCGCGCACCTGGCAGGTCTCGCAGGGTGCGGTGCCGGGCCAGGTGCCGTGGATGCAGGCCATCACCGAGGAGACCGACCTGCCCCTGGCCGTCGCCCGCTCCGCCGGTACGTACGCCACCGCGGTCAAGATCTACGCGGACCTGCCGGGTCACCTGGTTTCGGCGATCACCGCCGAGGCGCACCGGCAGGGGCTGGGCGTCTGGGCGCACGCGGCGGTCTTCCCCGCCTCCCCGGCCGAGGTGGTGGAGGCGGGGGTGGACTCGGTCTCCCACGTCCACCTGCTGGTGCACGAGTTCGCCGGGCGCGCGCTGACCACGTACAAGGACAAGCCGCCGGTGGACCGGGACCGCTTCCTGGCCGGTGACGACCCCGAGATGGCGGCGCTGTTCGCGCGGATGCGGGAGCGGGGCACCGTGCTCGACGCCACGAACACGCTCTGGGACTGGCTCGCCGACGACGCGGACACCCCCGAGGAGAAGGCCCGGGCCCGGGACAACGCGGAACTCTCGGCAGCTCTCACGGCGCAGGCGTTCCGGGCCGGCGTCGAGATCAGCACCGGCACCGACTGGGAGACCGCCCCCGGACAGCCCTTCCCGTCGGTCCACGACGAGCTGGTCTTCCTGGTGGAGCGGTGCGGCATCCCGGCCGCACAGGCCATCCGTTCGGCCACCCTGGTGGGGGCCCGCAGCATGGGCGCCGAGGACTCCATGGGGACGGTCGCCGAGGGCAAGCTCGCCAACTTCGTCGTGCTGGAGGCCGATCCACTGGCGGACATCCGCAATCTGCGCACCGTCACCACGGTGGTGAAGCGCGGACTGCGCCTGGAACGCCAGGAGTTCATCCCGCAAGGCACGACGGCCGAGAAACCCGCCGACGCGACCGAAGCGACCGCCCCGACCGGCACGACCGGCACGACCCCGAACCCGGAAGGCACGAACGGCCGATGA
- a CDS encoding DedA family protein: MIMDQLARLPTEGTQQAVGYPTLFTLVVLGSLVPVVPTGALVSSAGVVAFHQSSPFSLLFVFLTAATAAFLGDICLYWLGKRGVRSKNGSKWLKVITDRAAPERLAQAQHKLDEHGVMVLVLSRLVPAGRIPVMLACLLGEMPLHRFARGDVPACLAWAATYQLIGILGGSLFPEPWQGVVAAVALTLLISGVPAGWRGLRARFGH, encoded by the coding sequence GTGATCATGGACCAGCTGGCGCGTCTGCCGACCGAGGGGACCCAGCAGGCCGTCGGGTATCCGACGCTCTTCACGCTGGTGGTGCTGGGCTCCCTGGTGCCGGTGGTGCCGACGGGGGCGCTGGTGAGTTCGGCGGGCGTGGTGGCGTTCCACCAGTCCTCGCCTTTCTCCCTGTTGTTCGTCTTCCTGACGGCCGCGACGGCGGCCTTCCTCGGTGACATCTGCCTGTACTGGCTCGGCAAGCGCGGGGTCCGGTCGAAGAACGGCTCGAAGTGGCTGAAGGTCATCACCGACCGGGCCGCCCCGGAGCGGCTGGCGCAGGCGCAGCACAAGCTGGACGAGCACGGGGTGATGGTGCTGGTGCTGTCGCGGCTGGTTCCGGCCGGCCGGATACCGGTGATGCTGGCGTGCCTGCTGGGCGAGATGCCGCTGCACCGGTTCGCCCGGGGCGACGTTCCGGCCTGCCTGGCGTGGGCGGCCACCTATCAGCTGATCGGCATCCTGGGCGGATCGCTCTTCCCCGAGCCGTGGCAGGGCGTGGTGGCCGCCGTGGCGCTGACGCTGCTGATCAGCGGTGTGCCCGCCGGGTGGCGCGGGCTGCGGGCACGGTTCGGGCACTGA
- a CDS encoding MBL fold metallo-hydrolase, with protein MEVTWWGHATCTIEDSGVRVLTDPLFVRRFAHLRRRAGAVPPPSAALADAVLVSHLHSDHLHLPSLARVAPGTRLIVPDGTVRSVPGLRVVRRMRELRITEVAPGDSVRIGSVTVRAVPAEHDGRRLPVGPQRVRALGYVVEGEARTYFAGDTGLFEEMAKEVGPVDVALLPVGGWGPHLGPGHLDAARAAEVLARLAPRSAVPVHWGTYWPIGMDGVRPHEFHSPGSEFVRQAALLAPEVAVHLPAHGERVLPEVRR; from the coding sequence GTGGAGGTCACCTGGTGGGGGCATGCCACCTGCACGATCGAGGACTCCGGCGTGCGGGTGCTGACCGACCCGCTCTTCGTCCGCCGGTTCGCGCACCTGCGCCGCCGCGCCGGCGCGGTGCCGCCGCCGTCCGCGGCGCTGGCCGACGCGGTGCTCGTCTCCCATCTCCACTCCGACCATCTGCACCTGCCGTCGCTGGCCAGGGTCGCCCCCGGCACCCGGCTGATCGTGCCGGACGGCACGGTCCGCTCGGTGCCCGGGCTGCGGGTGGTGCGGCGGATGCGGGAGCTGCGGATCACCGAGGTGGCGCCCGGCGACTCGGTGCGGATCGGCTCGGTGACCGTACGCGCGGTACCGGCCGAACACGACGGCAGGCGCCTCCCGGTCGGCCCGCAGCGGGTGCGGGCGCTCGGTTACGTGGTGGAGGGCGAGGCGCGCACGTACTTCGCCGGGGACACCGGCCTGTTCGAGGAGATGGCGAAGGAAGTGGGTCCGGTCGACGTGGCGCTGCTGCCGGTGGGCGGCTGGGGGCCCCATCTGGGCCCCGGCCATCTCGACGCGGCCCGGGCGGCCGAGGTCCTGGCCCGGCTCGCTCCGCGTTCGGCGGTGCCGGTGCACTGGGGCACGTACTGGCCGATCGGGATGGACGGGGTCCGCCCGCACGAGTTCCACTCCCCGGGCTCCGAGTTCGTACGGCAGGCGGCGCTGCTGGCGCCCGAGGTCGCGGTCCATCTGCCGGCCCACGGCGAGCGGGTCCTGCCGGAGGTCCGCCGGTGA
- a CDS encoding IclR family transcriptional regulator has translation MPKSASSAVDKALDLVEAVSRSARPLRLSEIADEVGLHRPTAYRILADLVRRGWVLRSGDHYLPGAAALRLSRTAAANSLVTLARPVLEALATRTGMMVNLQVLEHDRSRVLDAVRPARLEMISLLTDRTLPVHRFAGPLALVAALPPDARAPYLRPAAEAGHPMQGPDGLLDDLATAERTGFAVERGRNEALVASVGRAVLAGPGRPLCALTVVGPDAEFDEPSLTALRTALLDATADVAELLGVDPGTAARTGERTDEGENA, from the coding sequence ATGCCCAAGTCCGCCAGTTCGGCCGTCGACAAGGCGCTGGACCTCGTGGAAGCGGTCTCGCGGTCGGCACGTCCGCTCCGGCTGAGCGAGATCGCCGACGAGGTCGGACTGCACCGGCCGACCGCCTACCGGATCCTCGCCGACCTGGTCCGACGCGGCTGGGTGCTGCGCTCCGGGGACCACTACCTGCCGGGCGCCGCCGCGCTCCGGCTCTCGCGCACCGCCGCCGCCAACTCCCTCGTGACGCTGGCCCGTCCGGTCCTCGAAGCGCTCGCCACCCGTACCGGCATGATGGTCAACCTCCAAGTGCTGGAGCACGACCGCTCGCGGGTGCTCGACGCGGTCCGGCCCGCCCGGCTGGAGATGATCAGCCTGCTCACCGACCGGACGCTGCCCGTGCACCGGTTCGCCGGGCCGCTGGCCCTGGTCGCCGCCCTGCCGCCCGACGCACGCGCCCCCTATCTGCGGCCCGCCGCGGAGGCCGGACACCCGATGCAGGGCCCCGACGGGCTCCTCGACGACCTGGCCACGGCAGAGCGCACCGGATTCGCGGTGGAGCGCGGACGCAACGAGGCGCTCGTCGCCTCCGTCGGCCGCGCCGTGCTCGCGGGCCCGGGCCGGCCGCTCTGCGCGCTCACCGTGGTCGGACCCGACGCGGAGTTCGACGAGCCGTCACTGACCGCATTGCGCACCGCGCTGCTGGACGCCACCGCGGACGTCGCGGAGCTCCTGGGCGTGGACCCGGGCACGGCGGCAAGAACCGGAGAGCGAACGGACGAGGGAGAGAACGCATGA